The Ornithinibacillus sp. 4-3 region GAATTCAATGCTCCGGTGGCCGTTTATTTTTCATTCAAGTCATTCGACTTCAATGAAAAATAAACGGTTATAAACTGTTTTTACTCCCACAAACATTTTACTCTAACATTTATTTCCTTTCTGCCCAGTTAGAAATGGGTGATACTATATTTGGATACTTTAATGTTTGCCAAAGTATTTACTACACTAGTTATCACAACCAAAATCTTAGTTTACTGTAAAGTCACTATGAAAGACCTCTATTAATTTGATTTCCAACTTCTGTTCACGGTTAATATAGCAATCGAAAAGAAATATTAAAGAAATACAATGATACGATTGAATTACTTTAAAAGTTAAGGAGGAAAAATGATGACAATATAAGTTGCCCCATATTTGATGTTGAATGGTAATGCAAAGGAAGCGATTCAGTTTTATGAACATGCATTAGATGCTCAAATTCTTACCATTAATACTTATGGAGAAGTCCCTGATCTTCCTTCTGGAAATCAAAAAGATTTAGTTGCTCATGCAGAGTTAAGAATTGGAGACTCTAAGATAATGCTCTGTGATCGTCTCCATGGTTCCAACAATTTACCTGTTGAGCGAGGCAATCTGGTAACCATTTGTATCTCTACGAATGATACTGAAAAGTCAAAAAGGTTCTTTGAAGCTTTAAAACATGAAGGGAAAGTCAT contains the following coding sequences:
- a CDS encoding VOC family protein; protein product: MLNGNAKEAIQFYEHALDAQILTINTYGEVPDLPSGNQKDLVAHAELRIGDSKIMLCDRLHGSNNLPVERGNLVTICISTNDTEKSKRFFEALKHEGKVMMPFQETSFSTAFGSLTDKFGVTFLIETEKQR